In one window of Oryzias melastigma strain HK-1 linkage group LG5, ASM292280v2, whole genome shotgun sequence DNA:
- the LOC112144805 gene encoding sodium- and chloride-dependent GABA transporter 2 isoform X2, with translation MDQKQNFQKKISLQSGHNPDQFQPKLQERDQWASKMEFILAVAGHIVGLGNVWRFPYLCYKNGGGVFFIPYVLFLVTCGIPLFFLETSLGQFTSQGGITCWRKICPLFEGIGYGSQVVVLYTGVYYIIILAWTFLYLFSSFGSELPWVSCNNSWNTVASSTVTIKHHLCWETPHRQSRRILGLSNGIDEIGSIRWDLALCLLLAWILCYFCVWNGVKSTGKVVYFTATFPYVMLVVLLVRGLTLPGAKEGIMFYLYPDPSRLADPEVWMDAGSQIFYSYGVCTGVLTSLGSYNKYNNNCYRDCVFLCLLNSLTSFVAGFAIFSVLGFMAKEQGVDISLVAESGPGLAFIAYPRAVALMPFPQLWAIFFFVMIIFLGLDSEFVYQEAMVTTISDMYPSIFQNTCRRKLLLLAICASGFLVGLVMVTEGGLYVFQLFDYYACSGTTLLLFACLQSVCIGWVYGSDRHYDNIKDMIGYHPWPFMKYCWKYFTPAICTCTFVFSLVKYTPLKFNNVYEYPWWGYALGGFFTLSSTLMVPLWMLYAVRSKPGSLKQRLKLLCTPSKDLSTPSSKKASNYEAFQTFTDFHTLRTKESSETQGATVV, from the exons ATGGACCAAAAGCAAAACTTCCAGAAGAAAATAAGTCTGCAGTCTGGTCACAATCCTGATCAATTTCAGCCCAAACTTCAGGAGAGAGACCAATGGGCCAGCAAGATGGAGTTCATTCTGGCCGTGGCCGGGCACATCGTTGGACTGGGAAATGTCTGGAGGTTTCCTTACCTTTGCTACAAGAATGGAGGAg gagttttcttcattccttatgttttgtttttggtcaccTGTGGCATTCCTCTCTTCTTCTTGGAGACATCCTTGGGTCAGTTTACCAGTCAAGGCGGAATAACATGTTGGAGAAAAATCTGCCCTCTTTTTGAAG GCATTGGTTATGGGAGTCAAGTGGTAGTGTTGTACACCGGGGTTTATTACATCATTATCCTGGCATGGACCTTTCTGTACCTGTTTTCCTCCTTTGGTTCTGAGCTTCCATGGGTGAGCTGCAATAACAGTTGGAACACAG TTGCTTCCAGCACAGTCACAATCAAACACCACCTCTGTTGGGAAACACCACATCGTCAGTC gAGGAGAATTTTGGGATTATCTAATGGAATCGATGAGATTGGAAGCATCCGTTGGGACCTGGCCCTCTGTTTGCTTCTTGCTTGGATCTTGTGTTACTTCTGTGTCTGGAATGGAGTGAAATCCACCGGAAAG GTGGTGTACTTCACAGCAACATTCCCGTATGTGATGCTGGTGGTGTTGCTCGTTCGTGGTCTTACACTACCTGGAGCTAAAGAGGGCATTATGTTCTACCTCTACCCAGACCCGTCACGCCTCGCTGATCCAGAG GTGTGGATGGACGCTGGAAGCCAGATTTTCTACTCCTATGGAGTTTGCACAGGAGTTTTGACATCATTAGGAAGCTACAACAAATACAACAACAACTGCTATAG GGACTGTGTTTTCCTCTGCCTGCTGAACAGCTTAACCAGCTTTGTCGCTGGTTTTGCCATCTTCTCTGTGCTCGGTTTCATGGCAAAAGAGCAAGGTGTGGATATATCTCTGGTGGCTGAATCAG GACCGGGCTTGGCCTTTATCGCTTACCCGCGAGCTGTGGCTTTAATGCCATTTCCTCAGCTGTGGGcgattttcttctttgttatgATCATCTTTTTAGGGTTAGACAGTGAG TTTGTGTATCAAGAAGCCATGGTCACGACCATCTCTGACATGTATCCTTCCATCTTTCAAAACACGTGCCGCCGaaaactcctcctcctcgccaTTTGTGCCAGTGGTTTCTTGGTCGGCCTTGTGATGGTGACTGAG GGAGGCCTTTATGTCTTCCAGCTGTTTGATTACTACGCTTGCAGTGGGACGACTCTTTTGCTCTTTGCTTGTCTCCAGTCTGTCTGTATCGGGTGGGTTTATG GTTCAGATCGTCACTATGACAACATAAAGGACATGATTGGATATCATCCCTGGCCGTTTATGAAATACTGCTGGAAATATTTCACACCGGCCATCTGCACG tgcacatttgtgttttctttagtcaaatATACACCACTCAAATTCAACAATGTGTATGAATACCCGTGGTGGGGATACGCCCTCGGAGGATTCTTTACTCTTTCTTCAACATTGATGGTTCCTCTATGGATGCTGTACGCTGTAAGAAGTAAACCTGGATCCCTGAAacaa AGGCTGAAACTTCTCTGTACTCCATCTAAGGACTTATCAACCCCATCATCCAAGAAAGCATCAAACTATGAAGCATTTCAGACCTTCACAGACTTTCACACATTACGCACCAAAGAGAGTTCAGAAACTCAAGGAGCGACCGTCGTTTGA
- the LOC112144805 gene encoding sodium- and chloride-dependent GABA transporter 2 isoform X1, which translates to MDQKQNFQKKISLQSGHNPDQFQPKLQERDQWASKMEFILAVAGHIVGLGNVWRFPYLCYKNGGGVFFIPYVLFLVTCGIPLFFLETSLGQFTSQGGITCWRKICPLFEGIGYGSQVVVLYTGVYYIIILAWTFLYLFSSFGSELPWVSCNNSWNTDSCFQHSHNQTPPLLGNTTSSVVEFWERRILGLSNGIDEIGSIRWDLALCLLLAWILCYFCVWNGVKSTGKVVYFTATFPYVMLVVLLVRGLTLPGAKEGIMFYLYPDPSRLADPEVWMDAGSQIFYSYGVCTGVLTSLGSYNKYNNNCYRDCVFLCLLNSLTSFVAGFAIFSVLGFMAKEQGVDISLVAESGPGLAFIAYPRAVALMPFPQLWAIFFFVMIIFLGLDSEFVYQEAMVTTISDMYPSIFQNTCRRKLLLLAICASGFLVGLVMVTEGGLYVFQLFDYYACSGTTLLLFACLQSVCIGWVYGSDRHYDNIKDMIGYHPWPFMKYCWKYFTPAICTCTFVFSLVKYTPLKFNNVYEYPWWGYALGGFFTLSSTLMVPLWMLYAVRSKPGSLKQRLKLLCTPSKDLSTPSSKKASNYEAFQTFTDFHTLRTKESSETQGATVV; encoded by the exons ATGGACCAAAAGCAAAACTTCCAGAAGAAAATAAGTCTGCAGTCTGGTCACAATCCTGATCAATTTCAGCCCAAACTTCAGGAGAGAGACCAATGGGCCAGCAAGATGGAGTTCATTCTGGCCGTGGCCGGGCACATCGTTGGACTGGGAAATGTCTGGAGGTTTCCTTACCTTTGCTACAAGAATGGAGGAg gagttttcttcattccttatgttttgtttttggtcaccTGTGGCATTCCTCTCTTCTTCTTGGAGACATCCTTGGGTCAGTTTACCAGTCAAGGCGGAATAACATGTTGGAGAAAAATCTGCCCTCTTTTTGAAG GCATTGGTTATGGGAGTCAAGTGGTAGTGTTGTACACCGGGGTTTATTACATCATTATCCTGGCATGGACCTTTCTGTACCTGTTTTCCTCCTTTGGTTCTGAGCTTCCATGGGTGAGCTGCAATAACAGTTGGAACACAG ATAGTTGCTTCCAGCACAGTCACAATCAAACACCACCTCTGTTGGGAAACACCACATCGTCAGTCGTTGAGTTTTGGGA gAGGAGAATTTTGGGATTATCTAATGGAATCGATGAGATTGGAAGCATCCGTTGGGACCTGGCCCTCTGTTTGCTTCTTGCTTGGATCTTGTGTTACTTCTGTGTCTGGAATGGAGTGAAATCCACCGGAAAG GTGGTGTACTTCACAGCAACATTCCCGTATGTGATGCTGGTGGTGTTGCTCGTTCGTGGTCTTACACTACCTGGAGCTAAAGAGGGCATTATGTTCTACCTCTACCCAGACCCGTCACGCCTCGCTGATCCAGAG GTGTGGATGGACGCTGGAAGCCAGATTTTCTACTCCTATGGAGTTTGCACAGGAGTTTTGACATCATTAGGAAGCTACAACAAATACAACAACAACTGCTATAG GGACTGTGTTTTCCTCTGCCTGCTGAACAGCTTAACCAGCTTTGTCGCTGGTTTTGCCATCTTCTCTGTGCTCGGTTTCATGGCAAAAGAGCAAGGTGTGGATATATCTCTGGTGGCTGAATCAG GACCGGGCTTGGCCTTTATCGCTTACCCGCGAGCTGTGGCTTTAATGCCATTTCCTCAGCTGTGGGcgattttcttctttgttatgATCATCTTTTTAGGGTTAGACAGTGAG TTTGTGTATCAAGAAGCCATGGTCACGACCATCTCTGACATGTATCCTTCCATCTTTCAAAACACGTGCCGCCGaaaactcctcctcctcgccaTTTGTGCCAGTGGTTTCTTGGTCGGCCTTGTGATGGTGACTGAG GGAGGCCTTTATGTCTTCCAGCTGTTTGATTACTACGCTTGCAGTGGGACGACTCTTTTGCTCTTTGCTTGTCTCCAGTCTGTCTGTATCGGGTGGGTTTATG GTTCAGATCGTCACTATGACAACATAAAGGACATGATTGGATATCATCCCTGGCCGTTTATGAAATACTGCTGGAAATATTTCACACCGGCCATCTGCACG tgcacatttgtgttttctttagtcaaatATACACCACTCAAATTCAACAATGTGTATGAATACCCGTGGTGGGGATACGCCCTCGGAGGATTCTTTACTCTTTCTTCAACATTGATGGTTCCTCTATGGATGCTGTACGCTGTAAGAAGTAAACCTGGATCCCTGAAacaa AGGCTGAAACTTCTCTGTACTCCATCTAAGGACTTATCAACCCCATCATCCAAGAAAGCATCAAACTATGAAGCATTTCAGACCTTCACAGACTTTCACACATTACGCACCAAAGAGAGTTCAGAAACTCAAGGAGCGACCGTCGTTTGA